In Leisingera sp. NJS204, the following are encoded in one genomic region:
- the gyrA gene encoding DNA gyrase subunit A gives MSDTPETPENMDENLPERPVYDGPTVSIESEMRTSYLDYAMSVIVSRAIPDLRDGLKPVHRRILYAMHESGNTHEKSYRKSARPVGDVMGKYHPHGDSAIYDALVRMAQDFSMSLPLLDGQGNFGSMDGDNPAAMRYTEVRMDKPAAFLLSDIDKETVDFQDNYDGKDREPTVLPARFPNMLVNGAGGIAVGMATNIPPHNLGEVIDATLALIDDPDLTSEQLIDYVPGPDFPTGGVMLGRSGARKAYLEGRGSVVIRAKTRTEEIRKDRYAIVVDEIPYQVNKAAMIEKIAEQVRDKKIEGVAHVQDESDRNGVRVVVELKRDATPEVVLNQLYRFTPMQTYFGCNMLALNGGRPEQLTLRRFLTSFIDFREDVVARRTAYLLRKARERSHILCGLAVAVTNIDEIVTTIRQSADAAEAREKLMTRRWPAQPILEYIALIDDPTHTANDDGTYNLSETQARAILELRLQRLTQIGVKEVTDELEELARKIKEYLEILSSRERIMGIIGDELREVRDNFAVPRRTEIVDWSGDMEDEDLIEREDMVVTVTSGGYIKRTPLADFRSQKRGGKGVSGMQTKEEDVITTLFVANTHTQLLFFTTDGMVYKLKTWRLPQSGRTGKGKAIVNILPIPTGVSIAAIMPVDVPDDEWENLQVVFATSGGDTRRNRLSDFTNVRRNGKIAMKLPEDGSVQLVNVRICSEDDDVMLFTDSGRAIRFRSTDVRVFNSRESTGVRGIRLSGEDRVVSMSVIRHSKYTPEQRTAYLKMRRAMAGLTDDAEASDEDAPEDPNFSTELYAEMSAAENLILTITTGGSGKLSSSHDYPVRGRGGMGVTAMDKAMRGGEIVASFPVEMDDQIMLATSKGQSIRVPVDGISFRSRSAGGVRVFNTGKGEEVVSVAWIAENGDEEDGGGEE, from the coding sequence GTGAGCGATACGCCGGAAACTCCTGAAAACATGGACGAAAACCTGCCGGAACGGCCCGTATATGACGGCCCCACGGTATCCATTGAATCCGAAATGCGCACGTCCTACCTGGACTATGCCATGTCGGTCATCGTCAGCCGCGCCATCCCGGACCTGCGGGACGGGCTGAAACCGGTTCACCGGCGCATTCTCTATGCAATGCACGAATCCGGCAACACACATGAAAAGTCCTACCGCAAATCGGCCCGCCCGGTCGGCGACGTGATGGGTAAGTACCACCCGCACGGTGACAGCGCGATTTATGACGCGCTGGTGCGGATGGCGCAGGACTTCTCAATGTCGCTGCCGCTGCTGGACGGCCAGGGCAACTTTGGCTCGATGGACGGCGATAACCCGGCGGCCATGCGTTACACCGAAGTGCGGATGGACAAGCCGGCGGCCTTCCTGCTGTCTGACATCGACAAGGAAACCGTCGACTTTCAGGACAACTATGACGGCAAAGACCGCGAGCCGACGGTTCTGCCGGCCCGGTTCCCGAATATGCTGGTCAATGGCGCCGGCGGTATTGCGGTCGGCATGGCCACCAACATTCCGCCGCACAACCTAGGCGAAGTGATTGATGCCACCCTGGCGCTGATCGACGATCCCGACCTGACCAGCGAACAGCTGATTGATTACGTGCCCGGCCCGGACTTTCCGACCGGCGGCGTGATGCTGGGCCGCTCCGGTGCCCGCAAGGCTTATCTGGAGGGCCGCGGCAGTGTGGTCATCCGTGCCAAGACCCGCACCGAGGAAATCAGGAAAGACCGCTATGCCATTGTTGTGGACGAGATTCCCTATCAGGTGAACAAGGCGGCAATGATCGAAAAGATCGCCGAGCAGGTGCGCGACAAAAAAATCGAAGGCGTCGCCCATGTGCAGGACGAATCCGATCGCAACGGCGTGCGTGTGGTGGTTGAGCTTAAGCGCGATGCCACGCCCGAAGTGGTACTGAATCAGCTTTACCGCTTCACTCCGATGCAGACCTACTTTGGCTGCAACATGCTGGCGCTGAACGGCGGCCGGCCGGAACAGCTGACGCTGCGCCGGTTCCTGACCTCCTTCATCGACTTCCGCGAAGACGTGGTGGCGCGCCGCACCGCGTATCTGCTGCGCAAGGCCCGTGAACGCAGCCACATCCTGTGCGGCCTCGCGGTTGCGGTCACCAATATCGACGAAATCGTCACCACCATCCGCCAGTCTGCCGATGCGGCCGAGGCGCGTGAAAAGCTGATGACCCGCCGCTGGCCGGCCCAGCCGATCCTGGAATACATCGCGCTGATTGATGATCCGACCCATACGGCCAATGACGACGGCACCTATAACCTGTCGGAGACCCAGGCCCGCGCAATTCTGGAACTGCGCCTGCAGCGCCTGACCCAGATCGGCGTGAAAGAGGTCACTGACGAGCTGGAAGAACTGGCCCGTAAGATCAAGGAATACCTTGAGATCCTGTCGTCGCGCGAGCGCATCATGGGCATCATCGGCGATGAGCTGCGCGAAGTGCGCGACAACTTCGCTGTGCCGCGCCGCACCGAGATCGTCGATTGGTCCGGCGACATGGAAGACGAAGACCTGATCGAACGCGAGGACATGGTGGTGACCGTGACCTCCGGCGGCTACATCAAGCGTACTCCGCTGGCTGATTTCCGGTCGCAAAAGCGCGGCGGCAAAGGTGTGTCGGGTATGCAGACCAAAGAAGAGGATGTGATCACCACCCTCTTTGTGGCCAATACCCATACCCAGCTGTTGTTCTTCACCACCGACGGCATGGTCTACAAGCTGAAGACCTGGCGCCTGCCGCAATCCGGACGCACCGGCAAGGGCAAGGCCATCGTCAACATCCTGCCGATCCCGACCGGGGTTTCCATCGCGGCAATTATGCCGGTCGATGTGCCGGATGATGAATGGGAAAACCTGCAGGTGGTCTTTGCCACCAGCGGCGGCGATACACGCCGCAACCGGCTGTCGGATTTCACCAACGTCCGCCGCAACGGCAAGATCGCGATGAAACTGCCCGAGGACGGATCGGTCCAGCTGGTGAATGTCCGTATCTGTTCGGAAGACGATGACGTGATGCTGTTCACCGACTCAGGCCGTGCGATCCGCTTCCGCTCCACCGATGTGCGGGTGTTCAACTCGCGCGAATCCACCGGTGTGCGCGGCATCCGTCTCAGCGGTGAGGACCGTGTGGTCTCGATGTCGGTGATCCGGCACTCGAAATACACGCCGGAACAGCGCACCGCCTACCTCAAGATGCGCCGCGCGATGGCCGGATTGACTGACGATGCCGAGGCCTCGGATGAGGATGCGCCCGAGGATCCGAACTTCTCGACCGAGCTTTATGCGGAAATGTCGGCGGCGGAAAACCTGATCCTGACCATCACCACAGGCGGTTCGGGCAAGTTGTCCTCCTCGCATGACTATCCGGTGCGCGGACGCGGCGGCATGGGTGTCACCGCGATGGACAAGGCGATGCGCGGCGGTGAAATCGTGGCCTCCTTCCCGGTTGAAATGGATGACCAGATCATGCTGGCCACGTCCAAGGGCCAGTCGATCCGGGTGCCTGTGGATGGCATCTCCTTCCGTTCACGCTCGGCCGGCGGTGTCCGGGTGTTCAACACCGGCAAGGGCGAAGAAGTGGTGTCCGTCGCATGGATTGCTGAAAACGGTGATGAGGAAGACGGCGGCGGCGAAGAGTAA
- a CDS encoding DUF6614 family protein yields MNLYQCSIDLHHEAKALSFASAVDQWMSYLQERGVILGWRLLRRKLNLASDTCRDFLLEIEFRDMTQLDQAFRVLGEHDEEVEKLYSHVTALIATSETGLYRPFPDPERAERMALI; encoded by the coding sequence ATGAACCTCTATCAATGCTCCATCGACCTGCATCACGAAGCCAAGGCGCTGAGCTTTGCCAGCGCGGTTGACCAATGGATGAGCTACCTGCAGGAGCGCGGCGTGATCCTGGGCTGGCGGCTGCTGCGGCGCAAGCTGAACCTGGCCAGCGACACTTGCCGCGATTTCCTGCTGGAGATTGAGTTTAGGGACATGACCCAGCTGGATCAGGCTTTCCGTGTCCTGGGCGAACATGACGAGGAGGTCGAAAAGCTCTACTCCCATGTCACAGCCCTGATCGCCACGTCAGAGACCGGCCTCTACCGTCCCTTCCCGGATCCCGAGCGGGCGGAGCGCATGGCGCTGATCTGA
- the zwf gene encoding glucose-6-phosphate dehydrogenase: MVSRVIPVDPFDLVIFGGTGDLAQRKILPALFRRHCAGQLTGAERIIGAARSGLSSAEYRTIVAEAVRAHAGPKACGGGALEAFLERISYVALDALGEAGWQELSHQLRPDDEAPVRMFYFSVGPGLFGPLAERLHVHGLANADTRIVVEKPFGRDLASAQELNRTLASHFDEGQIYRIDHYLGKETVQNLMAVRFGNMLFEPLWNSQYVDHIQITVAETVGVEGREEYYERAGAMRDMMQNHLMQLLCLIAMEPPAKFDPDAVRDEKLKVIRALDPVEPHHIVRGQYQARLDPSDPHPSYRGLVSNPRSSTESYVALKAHISNWRWAGTPFYLRTGKRLVNRSSVINVMFKDAPHSIFGAEAGRHANHLKIRLQPNEGITLSVTIKEPGQGGMRLIDVPLDMSFAEALGPEGGDPPDAYERLIMDVVRGNQTLFMRGDEVEAAWAWTDPLIAGWKSRGDVPKPYESGSTGPGDADLLMRRDGREWRGINP; this comes from the coding sequence ATGGTTTCGCGTGTGATACCGGTCGACCCGTTTGACCTGGTGATTTTTGGCGGCACAGGCGATCTTGCACAGCGCAAGATCCTGCCGGCGTTGTTCCGCCGTCATTGCGCTGGCCAGCTGACAGGCGCTGAGCGGATTATCGGGGCTGCGCGCTCTGGCTTGTCCAGTGCTGAATACCGCACAATCGTGGCCGAAGCGGTGCGGGCGCACGCGGGCCCCAAGGCCTGCGGCGGCGGTGCATTGGAGGCGTTTCTGGAGCGGATCAGCTATGTTGCGCTTGACGCTTTGGGAGAGGCGGGCTGGCAGGAGTTGAGCCACCAGTTGCGGCCGGACGATGAGGCGCCAGTCCGTATGTTCTATTTCTCGGTAGGGCCAGGCCTGTTCGGCCCGCTGGCAGAGCGGCTGCACGTCCATGGGCTGGCCAATGCAGATACACGGATTGTTGTGGAAAAACCGTTCGGCCGGGACCTGGCCTCTGCGCAGGAGCTGAACCGGACGTTGGCCAGTCATTTCGATGAGGGTCAGATCTACCGGATCGACCATTACCTGGGCAAGGAAACCGTGCAGAACCTGATGGCGGTCCGGTTCGGCAACATGCTGTTTGAACCGTTGTGGAACAGCCAGTATGTCGATCACATTCAGATCACCGTGGCCGAGACCGTAGGTGTCGAGGGGCGCGAGGAATATTATGAACGCGCAGGCGCAATGCGAGACATGATGCAGAACCATCTGATGCAGCTTTTGTGCCTGATCGCGATGGAGCCGCCGGCCAAATTCGACCCGGACGCGGTGCGTGATGAAAAGCTGAAAGTGATCCGCGCACTGGACCCGGTTGAGCCGCATCACATCGTGCGCGGCCAGTATCAGGCGCGCCTGGATCCGTCAGACCCGCATCCTTCGTACCGAGGGCTGGTCAGCAATCCGCGCAGCAGCACCGAAAGCTATGTTGCCTTGAAGGCGCATATCAGCAACTGGCGGTGGGCGGGCACGCCGTTCTACTTGCGCACCGGCAAGCGGCTGGTGAACCGGTCTTCGGTTATCAATGTGATGTTCAAGGACGCACCGCATTCGATCTTCGGGGCCGAGGCCGGGCGCCATGCAAACCATCTGAAGATCCGCCTGCAGCCCAACGAAGGCATCACGCTGAGCGTGACGATTAAGGAACCGGGGCAGGGCGGAATGCGGCTGATCGACGTGCCGCTGGACATGAGCTTTGCCGAGGCGCTGGGACCTGAGGGCGGCGATCCGCCGGATGCCTATGAACGGCTGATCATGGATGTTGTGCGCGGCAACCAGACGTTGTTTATGAGGGGCGACGAGGTTGAGGCGGCCTGGGCCTGGACGGATCCGCTGATTGCGGGCTGGAAGTCCCGGGGCGATGTGCCTAAACCTTATGAAAGCGGCAGCACCGGACCCGGCGATGCCGATTTGCTGATGCGCCGCGATGGGCGTGAATGGAGAGGGATAAACCCATGA
- a CDS encoding radical SAM protein — translation MKDLQKPVANLGKFQDAFVTANGQQRASVPLSNPETLWFNTGTLCNIECTNCYILSSPTNDALVYLTEAEVQSYLSQIGERNWPIREIGFTGGEPFMNPAMIAMARAALERGFDVLILTNAMRPMMRKTVKTGLLALREEFGNKLTLRISVDHHRESLHDKERGAGSFAKTIEGMEWLRDNGVRMTVAGRTVWGESEAEARNGYAALFAAHGFAIDAYNPGQTVLFPEMDETVEVPEITTACWGILGKSPDSVMCASSRMVVKRKGAKAPAVLACTLLPYAPEFEMGETLAEAERPVQLNHPHCAKFCVLGGASCSA, via the coding sequence ATGAAAGACCTGCAAAAACCCGTCGCGAACCTAGGCAAGTTCCAAGACGCCTTTGTGACGGCCAATGGTCAGCAACGCGCATCGGTGCCGCTCAGCAATCCCGAGACCCTTTGGTTCAACACCGGCACGCTGTGCAATATCGAATGCACAAACTGCTATATCCTAAGCTCTCCTACCAATGACGCACTGGTCTATCTGACCGAGGCCGAAGTGCAAAGCTATCTCAGCCAGATCGGGGAACGCAACTGGCCAATCCGCGAAATCGGCTTTACCGGCGGCGAGCCGTTCATGAACCCCGCGATGATCGCCATGGCCCGGGCGGCGCTGGAGCGCGGGTTTGACGTGCTGATCCTGACCAATGCCATGCGCCCGATGATGCGCAAGACTGTGAAAACCGGATTGCTGGCCCTGCGGGAGGAATTCGGGAACAAGCTGACACTGCGCATCTCGGTCGATCATCACCGCGAATCCCTGCACGACAAAGAGCGCGGCGCCGGCAGTTTTGCCAAAACCATCGAAGGCATGGAATGGCTGCGCGACAACGGCGTCCGGATGACCGTGGCCGGCCGCACTGTCTGGGGGGAAAGCGAAGCCGAGGCCCGTAACGGCTATGCCGCATTGTTTGCCGCGCATGGCTTTGCCATTGATGCGTATAACCCGGGTCAGACGGTTTTGTTTCCCGAGATGGACGAAACCGTGGAAGTGCCCGAAATCACAACCGCCTGCTGGGGTATCCTGGGCAAATCCCCGGACAGCGTCATGTGCGCCTCATCCCGCATGGTCGTTAAACGCAAAGGCGCCAAGGCACCGGCTGTGCTGGCCTGCACACTGCTGCCTTATGCACCTGAGTTCGAGATGGGCGAAACCCTGGCCGAGGCGGAACGCCCGGTGCAGCTGAACCACCCCCATTGCGCCAAGTTCTGCGTTCTGGGAGGCGCCAGCTGCTCGGCCTGA
- a CDS encoding thiamine phosphate synthase — MDSPSDAPEQPQIYLISPPSFELGKFPGQLARVLDEIDVACVRLDLASRDEDTLSRAGDALREVTMERDVALVISDHQILAERLGLDGVHLTDASKSVRTARKALGADAIVGCFCGASQHDGMVAGEAGVDYVSFGPVGTSGLGDGAKAEADLFQWWSQMIEVPVVAEGGLTEDLIRSIAPFTDFFGIGDEIWHAEDPLAQIKTLMRAMG, encoded by the coding sequence ATGGACAGCCCTTCTGACGCACCGGAACAGCCGCAGATCTATTTGATCTCCCCGCCAAGCTTTGAGCTGGGCAAGTTCCCCGGCCAATTGGCACGGGTGCTGGACGAAATAGATGTCGCCTGCGTGCGCCTGGATCTGGCCAGCCGCGATGAGGACACGCTGAGCCGTGCCGGTGACGCGCTGCGCGAGGTCACGATGGAGCGCGATGTGGCTTTGGTGATCTCGGATCACCAGATCCTGGCCGAGCGGCTGGGATTGGATGGCGTGCATCTGACCGACGCTTCTAAATCGGTTCGCACCGCGCGCAAGGCGCTGGGGGCGGATGCCATTGTCGGCTGTTTCTGCGGAGCGTCTCAGCATGACGGTATGGTGGCAGGTGAGGCAGGTGTGGACTATGTGAGCTTTGGCCCCGTCGGCACTTCTGGTCTGGGCGACGGCGCCAAGGCCGAGGCCGATCTGTTCCAGTGGTGGTCCCAGATGATCGAAGTTCCGGTCGTGGCCGAGGGCGGCTTGACCGAAGACCTGATACGCAGCATTGCCCCCTTTACGGATTTCTTTGGCATTGGCGATGAAATCTGGCACGCAGAGGATCCGCTTGCCCAGATAAAGACCCTGATGCGGGCAATGGGCTGA
- a CDS encoding RNA methyltransferase has product MPTDTPQPAFVLVRPQMGENIGAAARAMWNFGLDRMRIVAPRDGWPNPKAVAMSSGAGRLLDEAQLCADVPEALGDCTYVFATTARQRGLTKPVYSPERAMQIAAEKIAAGEKVAVMFGPERAGLENEDIAKANAIISVPVNPLYASLNLGQCVLLTGYEWMRQSADVEHETTDLGRKGEWASGVEVEKLVEHYEDRLDEAGFFFPPEKADSMKTNLRNLWSRMRMTRSDVQMLHGIMRQMVRWKERGGE; this is encoded by the coding sequence ATGCCCACCGATACGCCTCAGCCCGCCTTTGTCCTTGTCCGCCCGCAGATGGGCGAGAATATCGGCGCCGCGGCGCGGGCGATGTGGAACTTCGGCCTTGACCGGATGCGCATCGTCGCACCGCGCGACGGCTGGCCGAACCCCAAGGCGGTGGCGATGTCCTCGGGGGCCGGTCGCCTGCTGGACGAGGCGCAGCTCTGTGCGGACGTGCCGGAGGCGCTGGGCGATTGCACTTATGTGTTTGCCACGACTGCCCGCCAGCGCGGATTGACCAAACCCGTCTACAGCCCCGAACGCGCGATGCAGATCGCGGCGGAGAAGATCGCGGCGGGCGAGAAGGTCGCGGTGATGTTCGGGCCCGAACGCGCGGGCCTCGAGAATGAGGATATTGCCAAGGCCAACGCCATCATCTCGGTGCCGGTGAACCCGCTGTACGCTTCGCTGAACCTGGGCCAATGCGTGCTGCTGACCGGTTATGAATGGATGCGCCAGTCCGCGGATGTGGAGCATGAAACCACTGACCTGGGCCGCAAGGGCGAATGGGCAAGCGGCGTCGAGGTCGAGAAACTGGTGGAGCATTACGAGGACCGGCTGGACGAGGCGGGCTTCTTCTTCCCGCCGGAAAAGGCCGACAGCATGAAGACCAACCTGCGCAACCTGTGGAGCCGGATGCGGATGACCCGTTCCGACGTGCAGATGCTGCACGGGATCATGCGCCAGATGGTCCGCTGGAAAGAGCGCGGCGGCGAGTAA
- a CDS encoding usg protein produces METTETELMLKGYGLTTAEFTYCMPDYIHVLNTFVWQEYDLAPDHPRLFEFIEFWQREIDGPLHSVRFNHRKMIGPGEWRNVVGEFQLH; encoded by the coding sequence ATGGAGACCACAGAGACCGAGCTGATGCTGAAGGGATACGGGCTGACCACGGCTGAGTTCACCTATTGTATGCCCGACTATATCCACGTTCTGAACACCTTTGTGTGGCAGGAGTACGACCTTGCCCCGGACCATCCGCGGCTGTTTGAGTTCATCGAATTCTGGCAGCGGGAAATTGACGGTCCGCTGCATTCTGTTCGGTTCAATCACCGCAAAATGATTGGCCCGGGAGAATGGCGTAACGTGGTCGGAGAGTTCCAGCTGCACTGA
- the ctaA gene encoding heme A synthase — MSKRSIFEEVEGEKTDAPAAQPGLIDRGRGGARKGIRAWLMVLFALVVAMIVVGGLTRLTDSGLSITEWRPVTGSIPPMSEAEWQAEFGKYQQIDQWRIQNQWMELSDFKSIYWWEWGHRQLGRVIGLVWALGFLGFLVARKIPAGWAGRLALPGILGGVQGAIGWWMVASGVTQGEGMTAVASYRLAVHLGLAFVILGFIAWYMLMLGREERELMQARRAKEAKLFSLSTGLMHFAFLQILLGALVAGIDAGRSYTDWPLMGGQVIPPQPFMIEPVWKNFFENPGLVQFIHRVAGYLLFAFGVVAWLRGRGSAHARTRFAFNAVFAALSVQVLLGIITVIYAAPLHAAITHQLVAIGVWVLILRARFLSAYPIATSIKDH, encoded by the coding sequence ATGAGCAAGCGCAGCATTTTCGAAGAGGTTGAGGGCGAGAAGACGGACGCCCCCGCAGCGCAGCCGGGGCTGATCGACCGCGGCCGCGGCGGCGCCCGCAAAGGCATCCGCGCCTGGCTGATGGTGCTGTTTGCCCTGGTGGTGGCAATGATCGTGGTGGGCGGGTTGACGCGCCTCACGGACTCGGGCCTGTCGATCACCGAATGGCGCCCCGTGACCGGATCCATCCCGCCGATGTCCGAGGCGGAATGGCAGGCGGAGTTCGGCAAATACCAGCAGATCGACCAGTGGCGTATTCAGAACCAATGGATGGAACTGTCAGATTTCAAATCGATCTATTGGTGGGAATGGGGCCACCGGCAATTGGGCCGCGTCATTGGCCTGGTTTGGGCGCTCGGCTTCCTCGGGTTCCTGGTCGCGCGCAAGATCCCGGCAGGCTGGGCAGGACGCTTGGCGCTGCCCGGCATCCTGGGCGGTGTGCAGGGCGCGATCGGCTGGTGGATGGTGGCCTCTGGCGTGACGCAGGGCGAGGGGATGACCGCTGTCGCCTCCTACCGCCTTGCCGTGCATCTGGGATTGGCCTTTGTGATCCTTGGCTTCATTGCCTGGTACATGCTGATGCTGGGCCGCGAGGAGCGCGAGCTGATGCAGGCGCGTCGCGCCAAGGAGGCCAAGCTGTTCAGCCTGTCCACCGGCCTGATGCATTTCGCCTTCCTGCAGATCCTGCTGGGCGCACTGGTGGCGGGGATCGACGCGGGCCGCTCGTATACCGATTGGCCGCTGATGGGCGGGCAGGTGATCCCGCCGCAGCCTTTCATGATTGAACCCGTGTGGAAGAATTTCTTTGAAAACCCCGGGCTGGTGCAATTCATTCACCGGGTGGCGGGGTACTTGCTGTTTGCCTTTGGCGTGGTGGCCTGGCTGCGCGGGCGCGGCTCTGCCCATGCGCGCACCCGTTTTGCCTTCAACGCCGTCTTTGCAGCGCTGTCCGTGCAGGTGCTGCTGGGGATCATCACCGTGATCTATGCCGCACCGCTGCACGCCGCGATCACCCACCAGCTGGTGGCAATCGGCGTCTGGGTGCTGATCCTGCGCGCCCGCTTCCTGTCTGCCTATCCCATTGCAACCTCGATCAAGGATCATTGA
- the pgl gene encoding 6-phosphogluconolactonase: protein MKFNEYPDQDMLAIEVANEIAGDLKTHLLTHDAASFAVAGGTTPGMIFDDLCAADIEWDRVQIMATDERWVPADSPRSNAAMIRARLLQNRAAAAQLLPFHVPERQPEEVLAELESQVVPQLPLSVLLLGMGEDMHTASLFPGAEGIEDALAADAPALIVMRPDSQPEARISLTARVLDAAIAKHLVIFGDAKRRALEQALALPPETAPIQAVMSEVSVHWAP, encoded by the coding sequence ATGAAATTCAACGAATACCCTGATCAGGACATGCTGGCGATCGAAGTCGCCAATGAAATTGCAGGCGATCTGAAAACCCATCTTCTCACACATGATGCGGCTTCTTTTGCAGTGGCGGGCGGTACCACGCCGGGGATGATCTTTGACGACCTGTGCGCTGCCGATATCGAGTGGGACCGGGTGCAGATTATGGCCACGGATGAACGCTGGGTGCCCGCAGACAGCCCGCGCTCCAATGCAGCAATGATCCGCGCACGGTTGCTGCAGAACCGGGCAGCGGCGGCGCAATTGCTGCCGTTTCATGTGCCGGAGCGGCAGCCCGAAGAGGTGCTGGCGGAACTGGAAAGCCAGGTTGTGCCGCAATTGCCGCTGTCCGTCCTGCTTTTGGGAATGGGTGAGGACATGCACACAGCCTCGCTGTTTCCTGGCGCTGAAGGGATAGAGGATGCACTGGCGGCGGATGCGCCTGCGCTTATTGTCATGCGGCCTGACAGTCAGCCCGAAGCGCGTATCAGCCTGACAGCACGGGTGCTGGATGCCGCCATAGCCAAACATTTGGTGATTTTCGGGGACGCCAAGCGCCGGGCGCTTGAACAGGCGCTGGCATTGCCGCCGGAAACCGCGCCAATCCAAGCGGTAATGTCCGAGGTATCCGTGCATTGGGCGCCTTGA
- a CDS encoding carboxypeptidase M32 produces the protein MSAFDELMAFQRETQALGQIAGRLGWDQETMMPRGAAPQRGEEMAAIEAVLHARRSDPQVAEWLEQAVAPNEAGEAQLREIRRSYERTVKVPADLAKKIAQVTSEAQGKWAAARADEDVAAFVPVLEEVVALKREEGLALAAGGDVYDAMVEDYEHGMTGAGIAEIFDAMRPGLVDLRAKVLEKPAPKGLAGTFDEAAQMKLTRKLAKAFGYDMAHGRVDKAVHPFSSGSGLDVRITTRTSEVDPFNCFYSTIHEVGHGAYEQNISRDYLLTPLGSGVSMGVHESQSRIYENQIGRSRAFTGWLFEEMKAAFGDFGIADADSFYATVNAVHKGYIRTEADELQYNLHIMLRFGLERALMSGDLAVKDLEAAWNDRFEADFGYAVDRPSNGCLQDVHWSVGLFGYFPTYSLGNVYAGCLYQALRRDVPGLDMQLAEGDTTGATGWLKESLQQHGGLRSPRDTIVHASGMEPSHAPLLAYLEEKFSLLYDL, from the coding sequence ATGAGCGCATTTGACGAACTGATGGCCTTTCAGCGCGAAACCCAGGCGTTGGGGCAGATTGCGGGCCGGTTGGGCTGGGATCAGGAAACCATGATGCCGCGCGGGGCGGCGCCGCAGCGGGGCGAGGAGATGGCCGCGATCGAAGCCGTTCTGCATGCCCGCCGAAGCGACCCGCAGGTGGCGGAGTGGCTGGAGCAGGCAGTTGCGCCGAATGAGGCAGGGGAAGCCCAGCTGCGTGAAATCCGCCGCAGCTATGAGCGCACCGTCAAAGTGCCTGCTGATCTGGCCAAGAAGATCGCCCAGGTGACATCCGAGGCACAGGGCAAATGGGCCGCCGCGCGGGCGGATGAGGATGTTGCCGCCTTTGTGCCGGTGCTGGAGGAAGTGGTCGCCCTCAAGCGCGAGGAAGGTTTGGCGCTGGCCGCGGGCGGCGATGTCTACGACGCCATGGTCGAGGATTATGAACACGGCATGACCGGGGCAGGGATCGCGGAGATCTTTGACGCAATGCGTCCTGGCTTGGTGGACCTTCGCGCCAAGGTGCTGGAGAAGCCCGCGCCCAAGGGATTGGCAGGCACATTTGACGAAGCGGCGCAGATGAAGCTCACCCGGAAGCTCGCCAAAGCTTTCGGCTATGACATGGCGCACGGGCGGGTCGACAAGGCAGTGCATCCGTTCAGCTCCGGCTCGGGGCTGGATGTGCGGATCACCACCCGGACCAGTGAGGTGGATCCGTTCAACTGCTTCTATTCGACCATTCACGAGGTCGGCCACGGCGCCTATGAGCAGAACATCAGCCGCGACTACCTGCTGACCCCGCTGGGCAGCGGCGTGTCGATGGGCGTGCATGAAAGCCAAAGCCGGATCTATGAAAACCAGATCGGCCGCAGCCGGGCGTTCACCGGCTGGCTGTTTGAGGAGATGAAAGCGGCGTTTGGCGATTTCGGCATTGCGGATGCGGACAGCTTCTATGCCACGGTGAACGCAGTGCATAAGGGCTATATCCGGACTGAGGCGGATGAGCTGCAATATAACCTGCACATCATGCTTAGGTTCGGCCTGGAGCGCGCACTGATGAGCGGCGATCTGGCGGTGAAGGATCTGGAGGCGGCCTGGAATGACCGGTTCGAGGCGGACTTTGGCTATGCTGTCGACAGGCCGTCAAACGGCTGTTTGCAGGACGTGCATTGGTCTGTGGGTCTGTTCGGGTATTTTCCGACCTACAGTTTGGGCAACGTCTATGCCGGCTGCCTGTATCAGGCGCTGCGCCGTGATGTTCCGGGGCTGGATATGCAGTTGGCAGAGGGCGACACCACGGGTGCGACCGGGTGGCTGAAAGAATCCCTGCAACAGCATGGCGGATTGCGCAGCCCACGCGATACCATCGTGCACGCATCCGGCATGGAGCCCAGCCACGCACCGCTGCTGGCCTATCTAGAAGAGAAGTTCAGCCTGCTTTACGATCTCTGA